The Streptomyces sp. ICC1 DNA window TCCGGCTCGCCTCGGCGGGCGGGGCCGTCGCCGTGGCCGTACGGGACTACGGGGTCGGGCTCAAGCCCGGCGAGGCCACCCGCGTCTTCAACCGCTTCTGGCGGGCCGACCCGGCGCGGGCACGCACGACGGGCGGTACCGGCCTCGGCCTGTCCATCGCCGTCGAGGACGCCCGGCTGCACGGCGGCTGGCTCCAGGCGTGGGGCGAGCCGGGCGGCGGCTCGCAGTTCCGCCTCACCCTGCCGCGCACGGCCGACGAGCCGCTGCGCGGGTCGCCGATCCCGCTGGAGCCGGAGGACTCCCGGGCCAACCGGGTCAGGGCCGCGGCCGAGCGCCCGGCGGGGCCGGGGTCGTCCGGGTCGTCCGGGGGGCTGGCTCTTATAACCATCCTACGCTGCCGACGATCCACGCTGTGTACGACCCGGATCTCACCGCCCGCTGGTGCGGCCCGTGCCGCCAGCGGCCCCCGTTCCTATCCGCGGGCGCCTCCGAGGAGGCCGCCCGGCTCAATGTCGTCCAGATCGACGCGAACCGAATCCCCGCCACGCTCGGGCGCTTCCTGTCCACGTCGTACGGGCGAATCCCGGCCAGCTCGGCCATGTCCCTGCCGCTGAGCGCACCCCGGGCCACGGTGAGCAGGCCGAGGAGGGAGCAGCCGACGGCGGGTTCGTCGAGGAGGGCGTGCAGATCGAGCATGGCCATGTCCCGGATGACCCGGGCGGCGGGTGACGCGGCGAGGCGGCGGACGGCCGAGGGATCGCGCAGGGGGTGGTCCGCGGGGACGTCCTCGGGGACGGACGGGTTCGGCCGCCCGGACACGAGGACCCGCATCCCGGGCGGCGGCCGCTTGGGCAGCAGCGCGGCGATGCTGCGGCGGCCCGGACCGGCCTCGGCGTCCTCGTCCAGGCCGTCCACGACCAGCATCAGGGTCCGGTGACGGGCGGCGCCGGCCCGCGCCGCCTCCTCGTAGAGCCGGTGCAACTGCTCCGGGCGCCGGGGGCCCGCGGCCGCGAGTTTCTTCCCGGTGAGGGCGGCGAGTTGGTCCGTCACCGACCGGAGGAAGTCCTCGCGGTGGTTGGTCCCGAGCCGCTCGGCGATGAAGTGGCTGACGACGTCGACCCCGGCCGGGAGGCAGCGCAGCACGAACCAGGCGAGCAGGGCGGACTTCCCCGCCCACGCGTCGGCCTGCCACCACGCGTAGTCGGAGCCCTGGCCGGCCGGGGCGGTCGCGTAGGCCGAGAGCTCGTCCAGCTCCTCCTCGCGGCCGACGAAGTCCCTCGGGAGGATGGTCTGTTCGACCTCCTCGGGGTGGGAGTGGAGACGGCCGGGCGAGGTGGCGTCGATACGCGGGCCAGTGCCGCCCTGCCCGCTCTTGCGGGTCCGCTGCGCGGCGCGCAGCAGCGAGCTCCATCCGGCGGCGCTGATCTTCTCGTGGGTCGGAGAGTGCCGGGCGGCGGCACGCTCGTCCAGGAAGGGGATCAAGCACCGCAGTACGTAGCGCGCGTGGGGTTCCCGAGTGGGAACCGTCGGGCCCTTCATCCAGCCGCTGATGCTGGAGTCCGCCACCGTGAAGCCGTGCTCCGCGCCCAGGCTCACGAGGTTCTTGAGGACCAGCTCCGACCCCCCGCCCGCGGCCTCGTACAGCCGCGCGAGCTCCCGCGTGAACGCCTGCACGCCGATCCCCTCCACCTCCTCCGCTCTCCGTCTTCTGCAGAGCACTTCACCGGAAACACCGCCGCACCCCGGTTCACCAGGCCGCTTACCGTCCCGCCGACCGTCCGGACATCGCCGGAAGCCCCCCGGCTGATGCATACCTGTGGCACCGCAGTCCGGCGGGAGAGACCGCCGGACACCGTCCGAGGGGATCCGCCATGCTGTCCGTCCTGCCGTCCGTACTCCACGACGCCGCCGTGCTGACCGCCGTCACCGGCCTCGCCTACACCGCCGCCGTGGTCACGGTCGCCGCGTCCTCGGTCCTCTCCCGCAGCCCGGAGCGCCGCCGCGATGCCCGGGCGACGCTGACCATCCTCATGCGGCGGCGCGGACCGCGCTGAGCCCGGTCCTACGGGCGGGCAGTGCTTGACGTGCCCTGGTGTTCCCGTTCGAAGGGCGGCTACCCTCGGCGCCGGTACGCCGCCCCGCACCTGCGGGGATGAACCTGGTTACGAGCAGAGCGCATGCTCCTCCCCGCACACGCGGGGACGCCGACGACCCACCTCCCCGCGAGCCAACACCAGGCGCACGCAAGGGAGTTGATGTTCCCGAAACCCGTCGTGTCCCTCCCTGCCCGCGTGCTACGTTCCTGCCTCATTCCAGCAAGGAATGGTTATGAGCAGAGAGCGAACGATGCACCTTGGCTGAATTACGCACCCCTCCCCGCGGGGTGATACGCCCCCAGTGGGACCCCCGGTGGCAAGCATGCGCCGAGGCACTGACACTGAAGGGCGAGCGGGTCGAGCTGAGCCTCGTCGGCCTCCTCGAACAGGCCGACGACCTGCTGTCCTTGACCGGGGCCACGCCCGGCGAGACCGTCGCTCTCCTCGAATACCTGCTGGCCCTCTGCTACGCGTCGAAGACCCACCCGGCCACCCCCGCCCAATGGCGCGATTGGGTGGAGGAGAAGCACCCGCTCGGCCAGGCCGCCGTCTGGCTCGCGAACCGCCCCGACGGGGAGGCCTGGGACCTCTTCCACCCCACCGAGCCGCTCGGCCAGAACTCCCTCCTCGCGCCCTTCCTCGACCAGCGCGGGGCCGGGCCCGCCCAGCTGGTCATCGAGCACGCGGGCGACTACAACCAGTTCTTCGACCACCACCACCTCGAACACCCGGCGCCGCTGCCCGTGGCCGAGGCGTTCCGCGCGATGCTCTCGCAGCACGTGTACGGAGTCCCCGGACGCGCCCGGATCTCCGGCAAGGAGACGCTCGGGCCGACCCTCACCAACCTCGCCGCCGGCCGCCTCAGCAGCCGCATCCGGGTCGTCGCCCTCGGCGCCACCCTCGGCGAGACCCTCCGCCTCAACCTGGTGCCGACGGCCGGCCTCCCCGGCGAGTTCAACCGGTCCTGGACGACGGGCACGCAGCAACGCCGGGGCTTCCGGACCAAGCCGGACGGCCGCCCGGTGAGCGGTCCCGCGGACCTCCACAGCTACCTCGGCCGGTCCGTCCTGATGCGCCCGACGCCCCAGGGCGACTGCGTCGACCGGGTGCTGATGGCCGCGGGCGAGCTGCTCGACCTCCAGCCGTCCCTGCACCTCCAGGACGCCGTGTACGCCCTCACCTCGGTCGGTACGAAGAAGCCGCTGTGGGCATCGGCGTCCCGCGCGGTGTGGCGCGACGCCCACGCGCTGTACGCCGCCGTCGCGAGGGCCGGCCTGCCCGGCTTCGTGAACAAGGGCATGGACCTGTACGGACGCCTCGCGCTCTTCCCCGGACCCGACTCCCCGCCGTTCCCCGGCCGTCCGCCCGCGCGCGCGATCAGCCTGTGGGCGGTGGGGCTCGTCGCCAAGCAGACCACGGCCGTCACGTGGGTGTCCGGGGTCTTCCCCTTCGCCCCCGGTCTGGGGGCGAGGCTGCACCGGGCCTCGGAGCGCGGCTCGCTGATCGCCGAGCACATCGCGACGAGCCTGGGGAGGGCGGCGTACGCGGCCTGGGGGATCGCCTACCCGAACCCCAAGCCGGCCGACAAGGCCGGCCAGATCGCCCGGTTCGACGTCAGGGCCAAGCACTGGGCCGCGGCGGAGGAGCCGTTCAACCTCCTGCTGGACGACACCGCCGCCGGCGAGGACGTCCCCGAGTCCCTCCGCGAGTACGCCTCCACCCTCTCCGGCGCCGCCCGCAGGTTCCTCACCGAATGCCTCGACTCCCTGCCGAGGAACTCTCGCGGAGCCCAGGCCCACGCGGCTGCCCTACGGCGCTTCGACGACGAACTGGCCCGCCCCGAGGCCCCGGCCGAACTGCGAGGGAACACGGCATGAGCACCGAGACGGGAGCCGCCGAGCCCGACCGGGCATGGCAGGAGCAGCAGGACAAGGCCCCCGGCGAGCGGCTCACGGCCTGGCTCGCCACCCTCGTGCGCAACCGGGAGTACGGGCAACTCGCCGATCTGCGGCGGCCGCGCGTACGGACGAACGCCCACATCCGGGCCGGCTGGTTCCACCCCGAGCAGCGCGAGGTGTACGAGCAGGTGGCCTTCCTGTTCGCGATCTACCACCAGGGCAGGTCGAAGCCCGCTTACGGGTTCGGCAGCCTCGGCGACGCCGCCCGCCGGATCGGCGGCGGCGTCGGACGCGGCCCCGACGACCCGGGCGCGGCCCGGCTGGTCGACCGGATCGTCCCGAGCCGCCGGATCCCGTGGCGCCACCTCCAGCACGCGGTGGCCCGGTTGCGGGCCTGCGACCAGCCGCCGCCCTCGTGGGCGCAGCTCGCCGACGACCTCACCCGGTGGCACGACCGCAAGGCGCGGATCTCCTACCACTGGGCCGTGGACTTCCACGCGCCCGCGACGCGGCACGCGGCCCGCACCCCGAAGCCGAGCGACACGCGCGACACGAGCGACGCCAGCCAGCCGATCCAGACCATCCCGAAGGGCACCACCACATGACCAGCAACGCCGACGCCGACGCCGATACCGATACCGACGCCGGCTCCTTCACCGGCAGCCCGTTCCTCTCCCTCCACCTCCTGGAGACCCTCGTCGCCGTGCTCCCCGTGCGCGACGAGAACGGCTCGCCCAAGTCGATCGTCTACGGCGGCGCCGAGCGCCACATGATCACGAGCCAGGCCCGCCGCCGCGCCGAGCGGGTCCACGCCCGGGACCGCGCCAACGCGGGCGTCGGCGCACTGGCCGGCCGCAGTACGGGCATCCGTACCCGCGAGTGGGCTCTGATCACGGCCCGCGCGTTGGCCGCCGAGCACGGCTGGGACCGGGAGGAGGCGGTCCGGACCGCCCGCGCCGTCATCGAGGCGACGGGGCTGAAGTTCGGCGACCCCGCCAAGAAGACCGTCGCCAACCTGACCAAGGTGCTCCTCTTCGCTCCCGCCGACGCCGGCTCCCGTATCGCCGCCCACATCGCCGGACGGTCCGAGGACCTCCGCGCCTGGACCACCGAGTACGGGGCGGCGCAGGCGGCCACCGGCGCGAAGCCCAGGAAGGGAGCGCGACAGCCGGCCGAAACCGCCCCCGACAACGAGGGCACGGCATCCGACGCGAAGCCGCTCCCCTCCCTCCCGCCCGGGACCCGCGCCGTCCAAGATCACCGACACCGCAAGCTTCTCAGCTCCCCCGCGTAGTCCGCATCCCTCCCCCGGTTCTGCCCGCGTACATCCCCAGGATGACCCAACCGCCCTTTTACATCCCGGGGGTGACGCGGCGCCATCCGGCCGCCTCCTATGTTCATGCCATGACGAATCATCACGACACCGCAGGTCAGGCCATTGTCCGCCTGGACCGCGTCCACAAGGAGTACGGCGACGCGAAGGCGCTCGACGGACTCTGCCTGCAGATCCGCAAGGGCGAGGCGGTGGCCGTGATGGGACCTTCCGGCTGCGGCAAGTCCACGCTCCTCAACATGGTGGCCGGCCTGGACCGCCCGACCGCCGGCACGGTCGAAGTGCACGGCCAGGACCTCGGGAAGCTGAACGAGACCGGACTGGCGCTGTACCGGCGCCGCGACGTCGGCATGATCTTCCAGTTCTTCAACCTCATCGACGACCTGCCCGCACTCGACAACGTCGCGCTGGCCGCCCAGCTCACCGGCACCCCGGCCCGCCAGGCCCGCCGCCGCGCCCTCGAACTCCTCGAGGAGCTCGGCGTCGCCGACCGCCGCAACAACTACCCGTCCGCCCTCAGCGGCGGCGAGCGCCAACGCGTCGGCGTGGCACGCGCCCTGATGAACCGTCCGGCCCTGCTGCTGGCCGACGAGCCCACGGGCGCACTCGACAGCCGCTCGGGCGAGCAGGTCATGGACCTGCTGATCGACCTCAACCAGATAGGCCAGACCCTGCTGATCGTCACCCACGACCCGCACCTCGCCACCCGCTGCGCCGGCCGCCTCGTGGAGATGGCGGACGGCCGCGTCGCCGGTGAACGCGCCCTGGACGACGCCGCGCACGCCGCCGCCGCGGCCGAAGCCCCCACCACGCCCCGGGGCGGCATCCAGAACGGCACGACGAGCAGCACCACGAGCACCCTGACGAGCGGCACCACGAGCACCACGACGACCGGCACCACGACCGTCACCACACCCGTCGCCACTCCGGAGCGTTCCGCGTGAGCGCCGTGTGGCGGGCCGCCCGCGCCGCCGTCGCGCGCCGCAAGGTCCAGACGTTCGTCATCGGCCTCGTCGTCCTCCTCTCCACCACGACCGTCCTGCTCGCCCTCGGCCTCCTCGCCGCCGCCTCCGGCCCCTTCGACCGGGCGTACTCCGCGCAACGCGGCGCGCACACCGTGGCCACGTACGACGCCGCCGAGGTCTCCGACGCCCAGCTCGCGCGGACCGCGACCCGCCCCGGCGTGGCGGCCGCCGCCGGGCCGTTCCACCAGGCCGTCGTCGACGTGCCCACGGACTGGCTCTGGATGCCGCCCGGCCCGCTGACCGTGGTCGGCCGCGCGGATCCGGCGGGGGCCCCGGTGGACCGCGTCGACGTCCTGTTGGGCCGCTGGGTCCAGGCGCCCGGCGAGATCGTCGTCGACTGGGCCGTCGACGGCACTCCGTACGAGGACCTGCTCGGCACCACCCTGGAGGTGCCCGGCCAACCGAAGCTCACCGTCGTCGGGTTCGCCACCAGCATGAGCAAGTCGGCGGCCGCCTGGGTGACGCCCGAGCAGGCGGCGGCTCTGCACCCGGCGTCCCGGCAGATGCTCTACCGGTTCGCCGACTCGGCGACGGGCGCGCAGCTGCGCGACTCGCTCGCCGCGGCCAACGCCGAGCTGCCCCCGGACTCGCGCCTGGCCGCGCAGAACCACCTCACCCTCAAGAAGGCCTTCTCCTCCAGGGCCGACGCCTACCTGCCCTTCATGGCCGTCTTCGGCGTCCTCGGTCTGCTCGTCTCCGCCCTCATCGTCGCGAACGTGGTCAGCGGCGCGGTCGTCTCCGGCGGCCGGCACATCGGGGTGCTCAAGGCCATCGGCTTCACGCCGAACCAGGTCGTCGCCGTCTACTTGGCGATGGTCTCCGCGCCCGCCGCGGCCGGCTGCGTGCTCGGCACCCTGCTCGGCAATGCCCTGGCCGGTCCCATCCTGAAGATCGCCTTCTCCGGTGTCGAGACGGGCCTGGCGAGCCTGGGCCCGGTCTCCCCCTGGATCAGCGTGGCCTGCCTGGCCGGCATGCCCGTACTGGTCCTGCTGGCGGCGCTCGTACCGGCCCTGCGGGCGCACCGGCTGTCGGCCGCGCAGGCCATCACCGCCGGCGGCGCGCCGCGCACCGGCCGCGGGCTGCGCGTCCAGCGGGTGCTGGCCTCCACCCGGCTGCCGCGTCCGCTGAGCCTGGGGCTCGGCCAGCCGTTCGCCCGCCCCGGCCGGGCCCTCATGACCATGGCGGCCATCGTCCTCGGTGTCACCACGGCCACCCTGGCGACCGGTCTGACCAGCACCATGGTCGCGTACGCGGACGCCGGCCGCGGTACCGGCGGCCCGGTCGTCGACATCCTGGCGGGCACCGCCGGGAGCAGCCACCCGCAGCCCCGGCTGGACGACGCGCGGCTCGAGGAGTGGATGCGGTCGCTGGGCGCGCGGGAGATCCGGGCCCGCGGGCTGACGCAGGTCGGGCTGGTCGGCTACACGCAGCCCGCCTTCGGCAGCTTCTACCGGGGGAGCCTGTCCCCGGCCGGGGCCGCCTTCGTGGAGGGCCGGCCGCCCCGCGGCCCCGGTGAGATCGCGGCCGGTCCCGCCTTCCTCACCGAACGCGGACTCGCGGTGGGCGACAAGGTCATCCTGGAGGCGGGCGGCAAGCGGGTGCCCGGGACCATCGTCGGCGCGCTCATCGACAGCAACTCCCGCTCCCTGGAGTCCACATGGGAGACGCTGGAGCAACTCACACCGGGCACGCGGGCCGTCGACTACTCGGTGCGCCTCGCCCCGGGCGCGGACGCCCAGGCCTTCGCGGACGCCGTCAACGCGGCGGACCCCGGCCTGCGCGCGAACGTCGCGGGTTCGGTCAACGCCGCCACCACCACGGTCGTCGGGTTCTCCTCGGTGTTCACGATCCTGCTGACCCTGGTCTCCTCCATCGGCGTCTTCAACACCGTGCTCCTGAACACCCGTGAGCGCCGCCGCGACCTCGGCATGCTCAAATCGATCGGCATGACCCCCCGTCAAGTGGTGGCCATGACGGTGACTTCGGTGACCGGGATCGGCCTGGTCGGCGGACTCCTGGGGATCCCCCTCGGGATGGTCGCGCACCGGCTCGTCGTGGACCACGTCGGCATCGTCTCCTTCCCGGAGTCGATGAAGGACGTCTGGCACGCGCCGCAGCTCACCGCGATGCTGTGCGCGGGGGTGGCGATCGCCGTGGTGGGCGCGCTGGTCCCGGCCCGCTCGGCGGCCCGCATGACGATCTCCGCCGCCCTGCACACCGAGTAGGGGTCCCGCGTCCTTCTTCCACCGCCCCGCGGCGGGTCCGGCCTCGCGAGCGGCGTCCGGCTGCCGGGCTCCGTTCGCATCCGCCCCGCCCCGCGGCTACGTTCTTGCCCCATGCGACGACGGCCCCTCGCCCTGGTACTCGACATCCTGCTCATGCTGGTGGGCGCCCTCCTGGGCATCGCGACGAACTACGCGACGAGCGTGGAGGGCGATGTGCCGCTGCCCCTGCGGCTGCTGCGCGAGTGGTCGATACCGCTCGTGGGCCTGGCCCTGATCGCCCTGGTCGGCGGCCAGTTGTGGCTCCGCTGGCTGGAGCGGCGGCCGGCTGCCCCCGCCCCGGTGTGGACGGCCGGGCAGCCTCCGTACCCGGGTCTGGAGGCCTTCGGGGAGGAGGACGCGGCGGTGTTCTTCGGGCGGGAGCGGGAGACGGCGGAGCTGGTGGCCCGGCTGCACCCGGCGCTGCCGGACCGGGCGCAGCGGTTCGTGACCGTGGTCGGCCCGTCCGGTTCGGGGAAGTCCTCGCTGGTACGCGCGGGCGTGCTGCCGGCGCTGGCGGGACGGCGGTCCCGGTGGAACACGGGCGCCGCCCTCACTCCGGGGACCGATCCCGTCGGGACCCTGCGCCGGGCGGTGGCCGCGGCCGGCGACGCCAGGCCCCTGGTGCTGGTGGTGGACCAGCTGGAGGAGCTCCTGACCCTGTCGGGGCCGCGCGAGCGGACGGCCTTCGCGGAGGCGGTACGCGAACTCCTGCGCGCGGAACCCCGGTTGTGGCTGCTGGCGACCCTGAGGTCGGACTTCCTCACCGGGTTCCTGGAGGCGGACCTGGCCGACCTGGTCCGCGAACCGGTGGTGGTCGGCGCGCTCGGCCGCGACGCCCTGCACGAAGTGGTGGCCCGGCCGGCCGCCGCGGCCGGGGTGGAGTTCGAGGCCGGGCTGGTCTCCCGCATCGTGGAGGACTGCGGCGGCGGCGACGCGCTGCCGCTCCTGGCCTACACCTTGCAGGAGTTGTACCGGCGGGCCGGCGGCGCGGGCTCCACCGTGACGCACGCGCTGTACCGCGAGGTCGGCGGGGTCGCGGGCGCCCTGATCGGGCAGGCCGACCGGATCCACGCGGCGCTGTCGGCGCCCGGCGCGCCGCTCGGCGGTGCGGACCCGGTGGTGGCGATGCTGCTCCGGCTGGTCACCGTGGAGCGTGACGAGCCGACCCGCCGCCGGGTGGCCCGCAGCGAACTGAGCGCCGCCGAGGGGGAGATGGCCGACGCCTTCGTCGCGGGACGGCTGCTGACCTCCGACGCGGGGATGCTGGACGTCGCGCACGAGGCCCTGCTGCGCCAGTGGCGGCCGCTGCGCCTGGCCATCGCCGACCGGCTGGAGCAGCTGCGCAGGCGGGCCGAGTTGGAGCGCTGGGCGCAGGAGTGGGAGTTCGCCGGGCGGACCGGGGCCTACCTGCTGACCGGCGAGCGGCTGCGCGCGGTCCGGTCCGTGGATCGTCGGCAGCTTCAGTTGCTGATAAGAGACCGCTCCTGCGCAGGCCCCACCCCTAAGAAGCGGCCCCCGGCTCACGCCACATGGGCCACAGGACCGGCCCGCCCTCCGGGAGCCGCAGCTCACCGGTGACACGGAAGCCCAGCCCTTCGTAGAAGGGAACGTTGGCGGCCTTGCTCGACTCCAGGTACGCGGCCTGCCCGAGCCGGTCGCAGTCGACGAGCTGCTGCCGCAACAACGCCGACCCGACCCCGGTCCCCTGCGCCTCCGGATCCGTCCCCACGGACGGCAGGTACCAGTGCGGCGCCCGCGGATGCACCGCGTGCATGGCGTTCTGCACCTCCCCGGCCCGCGCCAACCCACGCGGCCCGAAGATGCGGACATAAGAGGGGAGCGCCGCCAGATCCCGCACGGCGGAGCCCTTCCAGCGCCCGGGCCCCGACCACAACGCGGCCGCCAGCAGCCGCCCGTCACCGGTCGCGGCAACCCGCACCCCGCCGGCCCGCGGCCGTTGCTGCCGCTGCGCCAGCCCGAAGTAGCGAGCGATCCGCCGCTCCCGGTCCCCCGCACCGGGGAACATCCATGCCATCACCGGATCATCGGCGAACGCCCGCGCCAGCAGCGCGGCGACCGCCCCGGCCTCCCCACCCCGCACGACCCGAATCCCGTACCCGCCGAACGCCGCTGATGGTGTGCTCATGACCCCACGGTAGGCACCGCGACCGGGCCCGCCCCACAACCTCACCCCCGGACACGCCGAACAGCCCAGGCACGTCCGCGGTCCAAAGTCTATCCGCACTCAAGAATGAACCATCCACCGCCCGTGGCTCGGCCCGGACCGTAAAGTCCGTGCCGAGCCACCGCAGGCCGCCGCGCCGCGTCACCGCGAAGCGTGACCGCTCTTCCCCCTCCGTGCCGGCCGGACGATGCCCGTGACCAGACCACCCAGGATGATGACCGCGTACAGCGCGTCCGGCATCGCACCGACGACGGCTCCGGCACCAGCAGCGCGCCCAGGACCCATCCGAAGCGGTTGCCCTCCGAGCCGCGACCGGGTCCAGATCCGCCACGCCGGCCTTGGCCGATCCGAACGGCCCGTCCTCCACGACCACGTTCGGCACGATCCAGAACCAGACGAAGCCGACCAGGGTCGACAGCGCCGCCATCTCCAGTCCGCCGTAGCCGATCAGACCGGCCAGCAGCCCGAGCGGGTACGTCATCAGCGCGAGCAACAGCAGGGCGCTGCCCGCGAACCCGGTCAGCCCACCCGAAGTACGGCCCTCCAGCCAAGGCCGCATGAGCGCGAGCGCCCCGATGAACACCCCCGACACCACGACCAGCCAGCCGAGCCCGATCGCCGCGTCGGCGAGGCTGCCGTCGACCAGCTGCACGATCACCGGGATCACCCCGGTGGCGCCCGCGAGCATAGGGAACGTACGGGCGTGGTTCCCAAATTCATAATGCCGGCGCCGCCAGGCCCCGGACCGGCCCCCATCCACATCTGATGCCTCACCCCACGGGTGCAGGTCCACTGCTGCACGGGGGCGCCGTTGTGCGTCCAGCCGTTCTCGACCTCAAGGCACTTGCCGCTTTTCGCGTTGACGATCCACCATTCGGAGGGATCCGAGGTACCGGCCGAAACACGCCCACTGCTGGGCATCCGCATTGGCCGTGCTGGAGTTCTCTATCTCCAGACCACTTACCGGAGGCATTGACCAACCGCTCCGTCGACGCCGCGGTGGTCTCGTCGGCATGGCCGACTCCCGATGCCGCCAGCACCTCCCCGAAGGGGAGGCCTTGGGCTGCGAAGCGGCCGCCCCCGAGCGCAGCGCTTCGGACCCCAGCCCTCAAGCCAGCCTCACACGCCTTCCCAGGCGCAGCAGCGCCTGAGCTCCTTAAGGCCGCGAAGTCTGGCCGGGGCATGGGTTGAAGCAGCGTGCTGGGGTGGTGGTGAAGTGGCCATACGTAGCAGCCCCCACTACGCGCAGGGCACGGCTTGTGCTGATGGCGTCCGTGGAGCTGGAAGGGCCTTGCGGACGGGTGTGGTGGTGGGTAGGGGCCGCGCGTGGTTGAGGGTCGGACGGACCACAGCCAGTGATGATCAAGGACGTGTATCCTGCGTGACGTCTTAAGTTCGTTCAATTGGGGGGTTGTTCATGAGGCGTGCCTTTAGTGCACTGCTGGTTTCCTGTTCGGTGTTTGCTTTGAGTGCCACCACCGCACCTGCTGCCACCGCCGCGCCGGTCTCCGTGCCGTCGGCCGAGTCCGCGGTCGCCCTGTCGATTTCGCCTGGCTCCGGGGTCATCCAGATCCGCAACCGCAGCGGCAAGTGCCTGGAGGTCGAGAATTCCTCGACCGCCAACGGCGCCCAGGCCCAGCAGTGGGACTGCAACGGCCAGGCCGGCTCGTACTGGTACCTCGAGTACGCCTTCGGCAACAACTTTGAGGTGCGCATCGTCAACAGCCGCAGCGGCAAGTGCCTGGACGTCTCGAACTCCTCGACCGCCGACGGTGCGCGTGTGCAGCAGTGGTCCTGCGCCAACGTGGGCGGCCAGCGCTGGCACGTGATGAACACCAGCGGCGCCACCCACGTTATCCGCAACGTCTCCAGCGACAAGTACCTGGAAATCGAGAATTCCTCGACCGCCAACGGCGCCAACGCCCAGATCTGGCGCCAGCTCTACCAGAGCGGCATGTACTGGCACTGATCCGCCACTGGCCCACACGGCCTGAGGCGTACGCACGCCTCCCACACCGGTCGATGAAGCCCCTCGCCGCGCTGCTTCCTCCACACGGAGGCGGCACGGCGGGGAAGCCTCCGTCCCGGTGCGGGAGGCGTTCCGCTTGTGCCGCGATCGCCACGCGCGAAGCTCGCCGACCGCTATCGCACCACAGACCCCGGCAGGGCCCGCAAGCCACCCAGGTACATGCCCTCTGACCTGCTTCTACTGCCGACTGGGCCAGCGTTAGCGGGCCCTTGGTCCTGGAGGCGGAGCCGAAAGGGCCCAGGGCGGGGGAGCGGAGCAGGCGAAGCGGCCTACCTCCGGAGCGAAGCGGAGGAGCCCCTCCCCGAAGGGGAGGGGCCCAGGCCGTGTGCGTTCTCGTTCATGTTGCGGTGCGGCCGTTGACGGGGCTGTCCCTTTGACCTGTGATGCTGCAGGTCGATGAGCTGCTTGGTGATGGGCTGCTTCCGGTGCCGGA harbors:
- a CDS encoding type I-E CRISPR-associated protein Cse1/CasA, yielding MAELRTPPRGVIRPQWDPRWQACAEALTLKGERVELSLVGLLEQADDLLSLTGATPGETVALLEYLLALCYASKTHPATPAQWRDWVEEKHPLGQAAVWLANRPDGEAWDLFHPTEPLGQNSLLAPFLDQRGAGPAQLVIEHAGDYNQFFDHHHLEHPAPLPVAEAFRAMLSQHVYGVPGRARISGKETLGPTLTNLAAGRLSSRIRVVALGATLGETLRLNLVPTAGLPGEFNRSWTTGTQQRRGFRTKPDGRPVSGPADLHSYLGRSVLMRPTPQGDCVDRVLMAAGELLDLQPSLHLQDAVYALTSVGTKKPLWASASRAVWRDAHALYAAVARAGLPGFVNKGMDLYGRLALFPGPDSPPFPGRPPARAISLWAVGLVAKQTTAVTWVSGVFPFAPGLGARLHRASERGSLIAEHIATSLGRAAYAAWGIAYPNPKPADKAGQIARFDVRAKHWAAAEEPFNLLLDDTAAGEDVPESLREYASTLSGAARRFLTECLDSLPRNSRGAQAHAAALRRFDDELARPEAPAELRGNTA
- a CDS encoding ABC transporter ATP-binding protein; translated protein: MTNHHDTAGQAIVRLDRVHKEYGDAKALDGLCLQIRKGEAVAVMGPSGCGKSTLLNMVAGLDRPTAGTVEVHGQDLGKLNETGLALYRRRDVGMIFQFFNLIDDLPALDNVALAAQLTGTPARQARRRALELLEELGVADRRNNYPSALSGGERQRVGVARALMNRPALLLADEPTGALDSRSGEQVMDLLIDLNQIGQTLLIVTHDPHLATRCAGRLVEMADGRVAGERALDDAAHAAAAAEAPTTPRGGIQNGTTSSTTSTLTSGTTSTTTTGTTTVTTPVATPERSA
- a CDS encoding type I-E CRISPR-associated protein Cas7/Cse4/CasC, with the protein product MTSNADADADTDTDAGSFTGSPFLSLHLLETLVAVLPVRDENGSPKSIVYGGAERHMITSQARRRAERVHARDRANAGVGALAGRSTGIRTREWALITARALAAEHGWDREEAVRTARAVIEATGLKFGDPAKKTVANLTKVLLFAPADAGSRIAAHIAGRSEDLRAWTTEYGAAQAATGAKPRKGARQPAETAPDNEGTASDAKPLPSLPPGTRAVQDHRHRKLLSSPA
- the casB gene encoding type I-E CRISPR-associated protein Cse2/CasB, giving the protein MSTETGAAEPDRAWQEQQDKAPGERLTAWLATLVRNREYGQLADLRRPRVRTNAHIRAGWFHPEQREVYEQVAFLFAIYHQGRSKPAYGFGSLGDAARRIGGGVGRGPDDPGAARLVDRIVPSRRIPWRHLQHAVARLRACDQPPPSWAQLADDLTRWHDRKARISYHWAVDFHAPATRHAARTPKPSDTRDTSDASQPIQTIPKGTTT
- a CDS encoding FtsX-like permease family protein; the protein is MSAVWRAARAAVARRKVQTFVIGLVVLLSTTTVLLALGLLAAASGPFDRAYSAQRGAHTVATYDAAEVSDAQLARTATRPGVAAAAGPFHQAVVDVPTDWLWMPPGPLTVVGRADPAGAPVDRVDVLLGRWVQAPGEIVVDWAVDGTPYEDLLGTTLEVPGQPKLTVVGFATSMSKSAAAWVTPEQAAALHPASRQMLYRFADSATGAQLRDSLAAANAELPPDSRLAAQNHLTLKKAFSSRADAYLPFMAVFGVLGLLVSALIVANVVSGAVVSGGRHIGVLKAIGFTPNQVVAVYLAMVSAPAAAGCVLGTLLGNALAGPILKIAFSGVETGLASLGPVSPWISVACLAGMPVLVLLAALVPALRAHRLSAAQAITAGGAPRTGRGLRVQRVLASTRLPRPLSLGLGQPFARPGRALMTMAAIVLGVTTATLATGLTSTMVAYADAGRGTGGPVVDILAGTAGSSHPQPRLDDARLEEWMRSLGAREIRARGLTQVGLVGYTQPAFGSFYRGSLSPAGAAFVEGRPPRGPGEIAAGPAFLTERGLAVGDKVILEAGGKRVPGTIVGALIDSNSRSLESTWETLEQLTPGTRAVDYSVRLAPGADAQAFADAVNAADPGLRANVAGSVNAATTTVVGFSSVFTILLTLVSSIGVFNTVLLNTRERRRDLGMLKSIGMTPRQVVAMTVTSVTGIGLVGGLLGIPLGMVAHRLVVDHVGIVSFPESMKDVWHAPQLTAMLCAGVAIAVVGALVPARSAARMTISAALHTE